The DNA window TACGCCGTCGCTCATGACGACGTACGGGTTCTCGCTCGGATGGATCATCCGGAAAACGGAGACATGCCGGTTGCGTGGGTGAAACCGTACGGCGACGGACGGGTGTTCTACTGTTCGCTTGGCCATGGAAAGCCCGCATTCGCCACCGACGGCGTTCGATCACTGCTCGTCCGAGGGATCCGCTGGGCCGGTAACGAGTGAAAGCCGTTCCCGGCTCTCGGAGGCTTCTCGACAGAACTGTTCATCACGTCCCGCCACTACGGTCGCGCTACGGCTCCGGACGGTACCAACGGCAGGTGCCAACAGCTATATTTCTTTGTGTTCCAATCACGTGTGTATGCACGAGTTAGGGCTCTACGATGGAGCAGCCTCTGCGTCGGAACTGAAGATCGGCTACGTCGGTGGGGGAAGCCAAGGGTGGGCACACACGCTCATCAACGATCTAGGCCAGTGTTCGGATCTCAGCGGAGAGGTCGCCCTGTACGACGTCGACTACGAAGCGGCCGAACGAAACGCCGAATTCGGCAACCGCGTGATGGAACGGACGGACGCAGTCGGTGACTGGCGATTCGAGGCGTATCGAGAGATGGACGCCGCGCTATCGGATTCGGATTTCGTCGTCTGCTCGGTCCAGGACCCACCCGAAGAAACGTTCAAACACGATCTCGACGTGCCCCAAGAGTACGGCATCTACCAGACCGTAGGCGATACGGTCGGTCCCGGTGGAACGATACGGGCGCTGCGAGCCATTCCTCAGTACCGGGAGATCGCTGCCACAGTCCGCGAAGAATGTCCCGATGCGTGGGTGATCAACTACACCAATCCGATGACGGTCTGTACCCGCGCGCTGTACGCGGAGTTTCCCGACATCAACGCCATCGGCCTCTGTCATGAGGTTCACCCGTTTCAAGAGCTATTTGCAGAAATCGCAGAGCGGTACGTCGAGACGGCCGAGGACGTCGACCGCGAGGAGATCGACGTGACCGTCAAGGGTATCAACCATTTCACGTGGATCGACGCGGCCGATTGGGCCGGTCACGATCTGTACGACTATCTTGACGAGGAACTCGAACGCCGCAAACCACTCCCCGGCTACGAACCCGGCGACATGGCGGGTGAGTCCTACTGGAGCAACCATTTCCAGATCGCGTTCGACTTGTACGATCGGTTCGGCGTACTCGGTGCGGCGGGCGACCGACACCTCGCGGAGTTCGTTCCGTGGTATCTCTCTATCGATGCACCCGAAGAGATCCAGCGCTGGGGGATTCGGCTTACACCCAGTTCTGCCCGCGTCGGTGGGGAATCCCCCGACAAGATGATGACCACTCGCGTGGACGAATTCGAATTCACCGAGTCGGGTGAAGAAGCCATCGAGATCATGCGCGCGCTGTTGGGCATCGAACCGTTCAAAACCCACCTTAACTACCCTAACGAAGGACAGATCAGCGATCTTCCGGAAGACGTAGTTGTCGAAACGAACGCCTTGCTCACTGGAAAAGGCGTTACGCCGCTGTGTGCTGGCGGTCTACCCGACGAGATCCACAGCATGGTCAAGCGCCACGTCACCAACCAAGAGACGCTCATCGAAGCCGGATTCGAGGGTGATCTCGATCGTGCGTTCCGAGCGTTCCTTAACGATCCACTCGTGACACTCAAACGCGAACACGCAGCAGAGCTGTTCGCTCGGCTCGTCGAGATCGAGCGCGAATATTTCACCGACTACGATCTCCGGAACGCGACGGTCGTGGAGTGAACAGTCCCGCTTAGGGATCGGGGAAGTCGTCCGGAACGGCCGGCGGTCGTTCGAGCGTACTCGAGAGCTCGATATACTCGTTTTCCGCCCCCGAATCGCGGATCCCTGTCATGATGTCGAGCACGTGGAGCGCCAACGCCGCGCTGGTTCGGTGGTGCCAGTCAGTCGTGAGGGCATAGGCAAGATCCAACAACCCGAGACCGCGTTGATGTCTCGACTGGTTGCGGGTCACCGAGATCTCCTGTACCTCGTCTACGCCCTGAACACGGACGCGAGGCGTACCATCGAACCGGTTGGGATTGGTGAGTTGAAGAGTACCCTCCGTCCCGTAGATCTCAAAGCCCGTCACCGACGTTTCCCAGACGTCGAAACTCATCATCACCGTTCCGACGGTCCCGTTTTCGAACGTGACCGTTCCGGTCTCGTGGGTCGGTACCGTCACGTCGATCGTTTCCCCCCATCGGGGCTCGCTGGTGATCGTCCGTTCGTCAGTCGCTTTGGTCGTGGTGCCTGCGACTGCACGCGCAGGACCGAGGAGCGCGACGAGCGCCGTGAGGTAGTACGGTCCCATATCGAACAGCGGACCACCACCCTCTTGGTAGTAGAAGTCCGGATCTGGATGCCAGTGTTCGTGACCGGAGGTCGCCCAGGATGCGACAGCACCGACCGGATCACCGATCCGGCCCGCTTCGAGCACGTCCCGACACGTCTGTAGCCCGCTTCCGAGGACGGTGTCGGGAGCACTCCCAACGAGGAGGTCCTTTTCCCGCGCCGTCCGGACGATCTCCCTCCCTTGGGTCATCGAGGTCGCCAACGGCTTCTCAGTGTACGCGTGCGTATCGTTTTCCAGCGCTCGTATGAGGAGATCCCCGTGCGTCGAGGGCGGCGTCAGGACTACCGCGACATCGACCTCCGGGTCGGCGAGCAACGCATCGGTCGGGAGAACGCGACACCCATACTGATCCGCCTTTGCTTCGGCCCGTTCGGTCGCCAAATCGGCACAAGCCACGACTTCGAGACAGTCGAACTCAGTTGCGGTCTCGAAATACACGTCGCTGATCGTTCCACACCCGATAATACCGAGGGTAATCCGTTCCATAATCGACAATGTATGCAAACGAGCAAATAGTTTTCGTCCGAGGGCATCGTTGGCTCGGGGCTAATGGTTCCCCGTGAGGGAACGAGGCGGAGTACTCCGTACTACCGCTTTGGATCCTCGTCGTGGGCTGGTTCGATGTTCAACGTCGGCAGGTCGTCCATGCCGGTTCCGATGTAGAAACTCGGATGCGGTGGTTGGTTATACCCTGCGTTCTGCCATGCCACGCTCGTCCGATACTGAGAATCGTGCATCAGAGTGGGTATCCTGTGTTCGGTCGGGTGTGTCGTCGCATAGATCCGAAGCGCACTGCTGTCTTCGGTCCGCCAGAGCACCTCCTCGCGCCAATCCCCGAGAATGTCGGCCGACAGACACGGAGTTCCCTTCGTATAATTATTCGAATACGTCCCCTCGAAGGTGAGTAGAGTCTCCAGTTCTTCCGTCTCGTGGTTCCACCGGTCGATCTTGCCGACCCCGATTTCGGCGTCGTCGTCCCAGTCGTGATCGAGGAGTTCCCGCTGGAGATCGCCCGTCCACCAGATGCCGAAGTTGGCTGATGGGACGGGATCGGCGATCGACGTTCCATCAACGGTGTGCGTGTCGACACCCCATCCCCACGCTTCGGCTCCCCGGTGGGTCGGATCGATGTCGGCGATCATCCCTCGGCCCGTGTCTTCGCCGGTGTGTTGTCCCCAGATCAGCTCGCCGGTTTCGGCGTCCCGGAACGACGCACCGTACGGTGCGGTCGTCGGTTCGTGAACCTGAAAAACCTCCAGTCCCGGGCGGTCGGGATCGAAATCACCGACGTGGAGCGCATCGCCGTGGCCCCAGCCGGTCGAGTACAGCCCCGTGCCGTCGTGATCGACGACCATCGCACCGTAAACGATCTCATCGTGCCCGTCGTCATCGACGTCCGCGACGCTGAGCTGGTGATTGCCTTGTCCGGCGTACGCGCCGTTGCCGGGATCATCGCTGTCGAACACCCATCGCTCGGTGAGTTCACCATCCCGGAAGTCGAACGCCGCCAACATGGTTTTTTCGTAGTATCCACGGGTCATGAGGATACTCGGCCGCTCGCCGTCCAGATACGCGACACCCGCGAGGAACCGATCGACACGGTTGCCGTAGCTGTCACCCCAGTCCGAAACGTTGCCTCGCGCCGGTCGGTAGTCGACGGTCGCGCGTTCGGCTCCCGTCTCCCCATCGAACACGGTGAGATACTCTGGTCCCGTTAGGATCCGTCCCGTCTCGTTGCGGTAGTCGGCATCCGGATCACCGATGACCGTGCCAGTGCCGTCAACAGCGGCATCCGACGTTCGTACAGCGATCTCCGCGACGCCGTCGCCATCGAAATCGTAGACGAGATACGGCGTGTAATGCGCTCCTGCGCGGATGTTCCGCCCGAGATCGATCCGCCACATGAACGTGCCGTCGAGCTGGTAGCCATCGAGATACACGTTCTCGGTGTGTCCCTCGTGAGCGTTGTCCTTGGCGTTCGACGGCGTCCATTTGAGCACGATGTCGTAGCTTCCATCGCCGGTGAGATCGCCCACGCTGGCGTCGTTGGCGCTGTAGGTCACCGTTTCCCCGTTGTGGCCGACCGTTTCAGACGGCTTGTTCAGCGGGATCTCCCGGTAGCTCCGATCCCAGACGGTCGTCGTGTGGGTGGACTCATCGACGCCGATGGGACGCAACGAGTACGTCGAGGACGTCGTTCCATCGGGATCGAGATAGTTCGTGCGATCGCGGATCGGCGCACGGTTTACCTTCGTCCCATCGCGAAACAGGTGAAACCCGATCCGATCGGGATCCGTTCCGAGGAGCCGCCAGCGGACCAACACACCTTCATCCGTTGGCACCGCCACCATCCCCCGATCGAGCGACTCCATCTGCCGGAGTGAATCTTCATTTCGTGGCCCAGTCGCAGCGCCGCTCGTTCCGAGAAAACTTGTAGCTAACACCACTCCCGATAGGCTGACGAACGAACGCCGATTAAGGCGACTCCCGAACGCTTGTTCTGCATCCGTCTCTCTGTCATTCATTGCTGTCAACGCCTCCAACCTCCGTTGAAAGTGAATTGTTAAAAACCTTTTGTCGGTCGAACAGATGAAGCCGACGATTTCGTAGCCGGTGATGCCGGATACAGTCACCATCAAAATCCGACGCCAGCACTGGCATCAACTACGATCCGTATGCCGTTACACGCGTACGGATGTAACTGCCGATCAGTTGTGACATGGGAGCTGCGGAAAACGTCCGGTGGTATCGGACGCTGTGAGCAGAGCGAGATCTGAAAGGAGGCGGTGAGTAATCAGTAGCGCAGTAGTAAGCGATACGAACGGAACCGGAACGATCCGGTAATGGGGGACGATTACGCCTCGTCGAAGTTGAATAGAGGTTTGATGGTTTTCGAATCGAGGAACGCCTCGAAGGCAGCCGCCGGTTCGGACACCGAGAAGGACGTATCGACGACGTTGTCTGGATCGATCGCGCCGTTTTCCATCAGTCGGAGCGCCTGTTCGAAGTTCGTCCACGTCGATCCGTAGGACGTGTTCACCTCGATTTCACTCCGAACGATGGGCGTCATAAACAGGGAGCTGGGGTCGCCGGGCAGCCCGACGACGACGACCTGTCCGCCTTTCCGGGTGACGTCGACAGCTGTTTCGATACCGCTCCGGTGGCCGGTGGTATCGAAGACGACATCGAACCCGAGTCCATCGGTTCGTTCGTCGACCAGTTCTTCGAGCGACTCCGATTCCACGTCGACCGTATCGATATCGATCGAGGCCAACCGAGGCAGCCGGTCCGTGGTGTCCTGCCCGAGACCGGAGACGAGCACGTTCGCACCCATCGAGTCGGCGATACACGCGATTAGCGAGCCGATGGGACCGGGTCCCTCGACGAGCACCGTATCGCCGGGCGTCACACTCGACCGATCGAACACCGCTCGAGCGGCAATACTGGTCGGCTCCGTGATCGCCGCTGTACCGAGGTCGACACCGTCGGGAATCGAATGCAGGTGTTGGGGTTCGACGACCGTGTACTCCGCGTACGCCCCATCCCGGTGCATTCCAGTGATTGAGAAGTTCTGACAGACGTTTTCTTGACCGTTGTCACACTGGAAGCAATCGCCACAGTGGTGGATCGGTTCCTCGACGACACGCTGGCCGGTCGAAACGCTCGTCACCCCATCTCCGACCGCGACGACTTCTCCGGAGTATTCATGACCCATGATCCGCGGAATGGGAATCCATTCGTACCCTCCGTCGTATCTGTAAGCGTGGGCGTCACTGCCACACAGTCCAGCTGTGTGAACACGGACCAACACCTCGTTTGGATCGGGCGATGGACGGTTTCCTTGCTGTACCTCTACGGTTTCTGGACCGGTTTGAACGATCTGTTTCATACACGAGCAACTCCATGAACCGCTGTACACTGGGGTGCGGTCACCAGCTATAAAGGGGTTTGGGAGTTCGTTCGAAAACCGCTACGTACGATAAATATTTAAGAGGAGCGCACGCCCTGCTGGTATGCGACGCGACAGACTCGAGTTTCACAACGTAGGCGAGTGCCGGGCGGTCGAAGAGGGAGTGGTCCTCCAGCGCGTTCCCGAACGCGTTCGAACGGCGTTGAACGAAGGAGCACAGACGAGGATGGTTCATCCCGCGGGCGTCGAACTTCGGTTCGTGCCCGACGACTCTGTCTCGGTAACGCTCTCGACGAACCCAACCGACCGCGCCACGGAGAGCATCGTGCGCGTGTTTTGGGGATCGATCCAGAGCACTGAGACGTTCGTGATCGGACCCGAACCGACGACCATCGAGCTGTCCATTCCGGAACCGCTCACGGACATCCGTCCCGAAAAACGGGAACCGCTCGCGTACGATCCCCACGTCTGCCGGCTCGTACTCCCCGGCGAACACCGGGGAGCCCACGTCTGCTATCACGGTGTCGAGGGAGACAGGCGGCCACCCACCGAGGCGGAGCTTCCCGATCAGAGGTATCTGGCGTACGGAACCTCCATCACGGAGGGAGAAGCCGCGGTGGCCGAGCACCTCACCTACGTCAACCAGACTGCCCGCCGCCTCGGTGTGGACCCGATCAATCTCGGCTCCTGTGGCACGGCGTACTGCGATCGAGCGATGGCCGACCACATCGCTGCCCGCGACGACTGGGACATAGCGACGCTCGCGCTGTCGGTCAACATGGTCGATCGGTTTTCGGTTGAGGAGTTCCGCGAACGCACGACCTACATGATCGACAGGATCGCTGCTGCCAACCCCGATGCGACGATCGCGTGTATCACCATCTATCCGAACGCACGGGACGTTCGTATGAGTGTCGACGGAGAACGCTGTGAACAGTTCCGGCAGGCGCTCAGAGACACTGTTGCCGACATCGACAACGTCTCCCTGTTCGAGGGACCGGAGATCTTACCCGACATCGGTGGACTCACGACCGACCTCGTCCACCCGGGCGACAACGCGATGATCCGGATGAGCGAAAACCTCGCCGATACACTCGAAGCCGTTCGCTGACACCCCTATGGAGCCAACCGCGGATAGTCCCTGAATTTATTATCGAAAATATTTAATTAATTTTATAATGTATAAAATATATAGATGTAGTATGGTGGGAGATGACGTACCATCCAGTATCGAGACCGATCACACAGCCGCCACCCCGGTTACGCGTCGGCGCGTTCTACTCGGGGGGGCCGGACTCCTCGCCGGGATCGTTGGGACGGCGAGTGCGAGCAGTCACGACGCCGAAGTGTACCAAACGGGTAGTACGTGGTACGCTACGAACGGCGGGACGGTGTATTCGGGGGGAAGCTACCGGGACGCGATCCAGGCCGCAGTCGACAGTCTCACCGATGGACGGACGACGAAGGAGAAGGTACTCATCAAAAACTCCGGAACGTTCACCGCCACGGAGTCGCTCAAGTCCGTCAGGCTCGACAGCTACACGGTCATCGATCACAGCGGCACGATCTTCGTCGATGACACGGGCGAGGATCTCGTCGTTCCGTTCGAGGCCGAAAACGTCCACTCGGTCGAAATCCAGAACCTCCGCGTCGAGGGCAATCCCCGGTATGGGCTCTGGATCAAGAGCTGTTCGGACGTGGCGCTTGGCACCATCGAAATGTCGCTGCATGAGACGACCGACATCGGTCTGGGGATCCGCGTCGACGACAGCGGTGGGTCCGGACGGACACGGCAGTTCAGTCTCGAATACGCATCGATCGAGGGTGCTGCTCATCACGCGGTCGAGACGTACGGCGTTGACGGCGTCGATATCGGCACCGTGGAGACGGTCGATACGGGGGGCTGTGGACTGCTGTTGAACGACACGACCGACGCGACCGTAGGAACCGTAAACGCCACGCGTGCGGATCAGGGGGGCGGGTACGCCGGCTTCCGGTGTGCCAACGACTGCGGTCCGAACGTCTCTCTCGGAGAGTTACGGGCCATCGATTGTGGCCGTGGGCTGTTCACCGTTTCAGGCAGCCACGGCATCACCGTCTCGAACGTCTACATCGAGGGCTGTGAATCGGGCGCACTCATTCAAGACACGCAGAACACGACCGTCGACGGCGGCACCATCACGGGCAACGTGGGCGAAGGGATCCGCATCGACTCGCGCAGTTCCGATGCCCATCCCCACACGCGCGACGTCACGGTCCGAAATCTCCAGATCGACAACAACGACTACGGCGTCTACGAAACTGGACCGGACACCGAAGAGAACAGGATCCTGAACAACAACTTCTGTGACAACGCCACGGCCGCCATCGAAACGTACGCCACCACCACCGAAGTCACCGGCAACACGTTCTGTTGATAGCGACACGGCTGTGGCGATCGACGGCTCATGAACGGAACAGCTAGATCGTTTATCCGGTATGGGCGGATAAAATCGGCTGTTTCGAGCGGGCAGTTTGAGACCCGAAACGTGCTATGAGTACGCTACGGGGTCGTAGTACGACGCCGGCGATACCGGACACACGACGGTCAGTCAGTGATGATTCGGTAGGTGCCAGTAGTAACGTCGACCGCGACGGCGTCACCAGTGTCACGGACGGCATCGATACCGGATAAGTCTGGTGTGCTCGGCTGGTCGACAGCGACGGTCGTGTCATCAATGACGATGCGGTCCGACCGGGATGGAACCACGACGGTCGCAGTGGTGTTCCACGGGATCGTCACGGTGAGATCGATCCCGTGATCTCGTTCCCAGGAGACACGGACGGCACC is part of the Halocatena salina genome and encodes:
- a CDS encoding glycoside hydrolase family 4 encodes the protein MHELGLYDGAASASELKIGYVGGGSQGWAHTLINDLGQCSDLSGEVALYDVDYEAAERNAEFGNRVMERTDAVGDWRFEAYREMDAALSDSDFVVCSVQDPPEETFKHDLDVPQEYGIYQTVGDTVGPGGTIRALRAIPQYREIAATVREECPDAWVINYTNPMTVCTRALYAEFPDINAIGLCHEVHPFQELFAEIAERYVETAEDVDREEIDVTVKGINHFTWIDAADWAGHDLYDYLDEELERRKPLPGYEPGDMAGESYWSNHFQIAFDLYDRFGVLGAAGDRHLAEFVPWYLSIDAPEEIQRWGIRLTPSSARVGGESPDKMMTTRVDEFEFTESGEEAIEIMRALLGIEPFKTHLNYPNEGQISDLPEDVVVETNALLTGKGVTPLCAGGLPDEIHSMVKRHVTNQETLIEAGFEGDLDRAFRAFLNDPLVTLKREHAAELFARLVEIEREYFTDYDLRNATVVE
- a CDS encoding Gfo/Idh/MocA family protein yields the protein MERITLGIIGCGTISDVYFETATEFDCLEVVACADLATERAEAKADQYGCRVLPTDALLADPEVDVAVVLTPPSTHGDLLIRALENDTHAYTEKPLATSMTQGREIVRTAREKDLLVGSAPDTVLGSGLQTCRDVLEAGRIGDPVGAVASWATSGHEHWHPDPDFYYQEGGGPLFDMGPYYLTALVALLGPARAVAGTTTKATDERTITSEPRWGETIDVTVPTHETGTVTFENGTVGTVMMSFDVWETSVTGFEIYGTEGTLQLTNPNRFDGTPRVRVQGVDEVQEISVTRNQSRHQRGLGLLDLAYALTTDWHHRTSAALALHVLDIMTGIRDSGAENEYIELSSTLERPPAVPDDFPDP
- a CDS encoding rhamnogalacturonan lyase; amino-acid sequence: MNDRETDAEQAFGSRLNRRSFVSLSGVVLATSFLGTSGAATGPRNEDSLRQMESLDRGMVAVPTDEGVLVRWRLLGTDPDRIGFHLFRDGTKVNRAPIRDRTNYLDPDGTTSSTYSLRPIGVDESTHTTTVWDRSYREIPLNKPSETVGHNGETVTYSANDASVGDLTGDGSYDIVLKWTPSNAKDNAHEGHTENVYLDGYQLDGTFMWRIDLGRNIRAGAHYTPYLVYDFDGDGVAEIAVRTSDAAVDGTGTVIGDPDADYRNETGRILTGPEYLTVFDGETGAERATVDYRPARGNVSDWGDSYGNRVDRFLAGVAYLDGERPSILMTRGYYEKTMLAAFDFRDGELTERWVFDSDDPGNGAYAGQGNHQLSVADVDDDGHDEIVYGAMVVDHDGTGLYSTGWGHGDALHVGDFDPDRPGLEVFQVHEPTTAPYGASFRDAETGELIWGQHTGEDTGRGMIADIDPTHRGAEAWGWGVDTHTVDGTSIADPVPSANFGIWWTGDLQRELLDHDWDDDAEIGVGKIDRWNHETEELETLLTFEGTYSNNYTKGTPCLSADILGDWREEVLWRTEDSSALRIYATTHPTEHRIPTLMHDSQYRTSVAWQNAGYNQPPHPSFYIGTGMDDLPTLNIEPAHDEDPKR
- a CDS encoding zinc-dependent alcohol dehydrogenase — protein: MKQIVQTGPETVEVQQGNRPSPDPNEVLVRVHTAGLCGSDAHAYRYDGGYEWIPIPRIMGHEYSGEVVAVGDGVTSVSTGQRVVEEPIHHCGDCFQCDNGQENVCQNFSITGMHRDGAYAEYTVVEPQHLHSIPDGVDLGTAAITEPTSIAARAVFDRSSVTPGDTVLVEGPGPIGSLIACIADSMGANVLVSGLGQDTTDRLPRLASIDIDTVDVESESLEELVDERTDGLGFDVVFDTTGHRSGIETAVDVTRKGGQVVVVGLPGDPSSLFMTPIVRSEIEVNTSYGSTWTNFEQALRLMENGAIDPDNVVDTSFSVSEPAAAFEAFLDSKTIKPLFNFDEA
- a CDS encoding GDSL-type esterase/lipase family protein, with amino-acid sequence MRRDRLEFHNVGECRAVEEGVVLQRVPERVRTALNEGAQTRMVHPAGVELRFVPDDSVSVTLSTNPTDRATESIVRVFWGSIQSTETFVIGPEPTTIELSIPEPLTDIRPEKREPLAYDPHVCRLVLPGEHRGAHVCYHGVEGDRRPPTEAELPDQRYLAYGTSITEGEAAVAEHLTYVNQTARRLGVDPINLGSCGTAYCDRAMADHIAARDDWDIATLALSVNMVDRFSVEEFRERTTYMIDRIAAANPDATIACITIYPNARDVRMSVDGERCEQFRQALRDTVADIDNVSLFEGPEILPDIGGLTTDLVHPGDNAMIRMSENLADTLEAVR
- a CDS encoding right-handed parallel beta-helix repeat-containing protein, which translates into the protein MVGDDVPSSIETDHTAATPVTRRRVLLGGAGLLAGIVGTASASSHDAEVYQTGSTWYATNGGTVYSGGSYRDAIQAAVDSLTDGRTTKEKVLIKNSGTFTATESLKSVRLDSYTVIDHSGTIFVDDTGEDLVVPFEAENVHSVEIQNLRVEGNPRYGLWIKSCSDVALGTIEMSLHETTDIGLGIRVDDSGGSGRTRQFSLEYASIEGAAHHAVETYGVDGVDIGTVETVDTGGCGLLLNDTTDATVGTVNATRADQGGGYAGFRCANDCGPNVSLGELRAIDCGRGLFTVSGSHGITVSNVYIEGCESGALIQDTQNTTVDGGTITGNVGEGIRIDSRSSDAHPHTRDVTVRNLQIDNNDYGVYETGPDTEENRILNNNFCDNATAAIETYATTTEVTGNTFC